The region TTTGAACTCAATCTAAATGTTCGGAGAAAATGTTCACTCCATTTCTTCTAATCACCTATTGGTAACATGAATACGGTATTTGTTTTAACCTCGAGTTTTGCCTCTCTAATCTGAGGAGAACTTAAAGGAGTTCATGGAGTTTGGTGGGAGAGTATAATCCATAATGAAAATGTTTTTAACATTTTTGGCCTTACTCACTAAGACCATGTAAAGGCATGGTTCAAACCCCAAGGTCAAATACAAAAACATTTCATTGGTGGACCAAACACTCCCACTAAACTATATGAATCCGTTGAGAGCTCTCCGTGAAGTCAGGAGATagaaacccaaaattaaaaacaAGTAGAGGTACCTCAGGAACAATACCTACATTGAAAGTCCAAGACGAAATTAGAAAGCGACCTCCTTCaacaaaattattttgaattcggATTATTGTAGGTTTGAGGATCAAATATAGATAAATTCGAGTTTTAGTCGTCTTGAGTTACTTATTTGAATCATTCGGGTTTAGATCATTATTTCAAGTTGAagtcaaattattcaaattaaatgtgtttaggttgtctcattttttaatttattcatgacAACTCTAAACTTTTAATGTTAgacaaatatctcataaaaaagAATTAGTAAATTATCATTTAACATTACCTACATTCagatatgaatatatattttgttGATGAAGAAAGACAATTCACATTTTCTGAAATCTCTTATTAAACTCctaaaagttttaattaaatcccaaaattaaaaaaataaactccgAAAATTATGGGTTAAAGAAAATAACCTTTTTTTCCACGAATGACAGCACCAGGCTCACCCTGTATGACCATATACTTTGCAACGGCAAGATGTAACCCTTTAGGAGCAAGGTGGCCCGGTTCATCAAAATCTTTGTGACCTCACTAGCATTTAACTGCAAATAAGAACAAAACCTTCATAGGGGAATTACATCAAACACCTATCGTGCAACCAAAAAAAACTGACGATCAGATGCCAAATACCGAAAAAGGGTTAACATAACTATGGTGCATTATGACCTGAGGGAAGACGGAGCTTTAAGATGTTGGTCTTGGCCTTCAATGTCACACATCAAGTGCTCATCTACGTAAGTTTGCCACGACATTTTTTGTTTCGTTGGGTTTTGCATGAGATGATAATGATGTTATTGGGGGAGCTACGAGGGGGAAAGCAATGGGGGGAGAGGGGCTTCAAGTTTGAATAACAATGGCAAAGATTAAGGGTTATTAGTGGGATTTCTGAACCGTCTGTTTTGGAGCTTTTCATTTGATCTATGCCATTCATGTCCGCCATTATTTTAGCAACCATTGCTCCCCATGACCTCTCTTCCCTTGCCAACCGCCATTTTTTCTCCTTTTCACGTGTCTATTTTTGCTTTGGTTAAAATGTGCTATAAGTCCCTACTCCCTAAACTcttcgtaaatttaaaatttaatcttgatacttttattt is a window of Gossypium hirsutum isolate 1008001.06 chromosome D08, Gossypium_hirsutum_v2.1, whole genome shotgun sequence DNA encoding:
- the LOC107932830 gene encoding profilin, which gives rise to MQNPTKQKMSWQTYVDEHLMCDIEGQDQHLKAPSSLRFCSYLQLNASEVTKILMNRATLLLKGYILPLQSIWSYRVSLVLSFVEKKGTGGVTIKKTGQGLIFGIYEEPVTPGQCNMVVERLGDYLAEQGL